One stretch of Streptomyces sp. A2-16 DNA includes these proteins:
- a CDS encoding alpha-glucoside ABC transporter substrate-binding protein, whose protein sequence is MSRLLRVALVACLLALVPGCGSDTRDPLVVLGPWTGEEGKAFEATLDKLDDGTGRTYTYEGTRSLRETLVSQLEADDPPDVAVLNSIGELTEYARRDKLKPLAEASAERAYPPWAPTLLVDSRRRTYWVPLKVDLKSLVWSRRGAPGDRPTWCVGLASQATSGWPGTDWIEDLLLHQAGPTLYAEWATARLDWRDPAVERAWTTWARLLGTRSPKSVERSLTTSFEGSSGPGGQPRGLLESPGFDCTHEHQSAFIRYVYAGDDVTVEPSARYLDGQSAYRDAFEVAGDMAAVFSDDPDAQQLVERLSSPAGRERWWAEADPAVRPLFPDTAGLSPPASATPVERAIDSLLTTRARTLCFDASDVMPPELRDAFHRAVLEFFRDPTQRQLDSLLQQLETVREQVNTDSGTDRTFRPPQGICA, encoded by the coding sequence ATGAGCCGTCTGCTGCGTGTCGCCCTCGTGGCCTGTCTGCTGGCCCTGGTCCCCGGCTGCGGATCGGACACCCGCGATCCGCTGGTCGTCCTCGGCCCCTGGACCGGTGAGGAGGGCAAGGCGTTCGAAGCCACCCTCGACAAACTGGACGACGGGACCGGACGGACGTACACCTACGAAGGCACCCGCTCACTCCGCGAGACGCTCGTCTCACAGCTGGAGGCCGACGACCCGCCGGACGTGGCGGTCCTCAACAGCATCGGCGAACTCACCGAGTACGCCCGCCGCGACAAGCTCAAGCCCCTCGCCGAGGCGAGCGCCGAGCGCGCCTACCCGCCCTGGGCGCCGACCCTGCTGGTCGACAGCCGGCGGCGCACGTACTGGGTGCCGCTGAAGGTCGACCTCAAGAGCCTCGTGTGGAGCCGGCGGGGCGCGCCGGGCGACCGGCCCACCTGGTGCGTGGGCCTCGCCTCGCAGGCGACCTCCGGCTGGCCCGGCACCGACTGGATCGAGGACCTCCTGCTCCACCAGGCGGGCCCCACCCTCTACGCCGAGTGGGCCACGGCCCGCCTCGACTGGCGCGACCCGGCGGTCGAGCGCGCCTGGACCACCTGGGCGCGACTGCTCGGCACACGCTCCCCGAAGTCGGTGGAGCGGTCCCTGACCACGTCGTTCGAGGGCTCGTCCGGCCCCGGCGGACAGCCGCGCGGCCTGCTCGAGTCGCCCGGCTTCGACTGCACGCACGAACACCAGAGCGCCTTCATCCGATACGTCTACGCGGGCGACGACGTGACGGTGGAACCGTCGGCCCGCTATCTGGACGGGCAGTCCGCGTACCGGGACGCCTTCGAGGTCGCTGGCGACATGGCCGCCGTCTTCAGCGACGACCCGGACGCCCAGCAGCTCGTGGAGCGGCTGTCGAGCCCCGCCGGGCGGGAACGCTGGTGGGCGGAGGCCGATCCCGCGGTACGGCCGCTGTTCCCCGACACGGCCGGGCTGTCCCCGCCGGCCTCCGCGACCCCGGTCGAGCGAGCGATCGACTCGCTGCTCACCACCCGTGCCCGCACCCTCTGCTTCGACGCCTCCGACGTGATGCCGCCCGAACTGCGAGACGCGTTCCACCGAGCGGTCCTGGAGTTCTTCCGAGATCCGACCCAGCGGCAACTCGACTCGCTGCTGCAGCAGTTGGAGACCGTGCGGGAGCAGGTGAACACGGACTCCGGCACCGACCGCACGTTCCGCCCACCGCAGGGCATCTGCGCGTGA
- a CDS encoding S1 family peptidase produces the protein MRRTGIMRAGLAVLLLLGLGATAGTAPAAADEKQPASAGLLTAMQRDLGLTKAEATARLAAERRATALEPKVRRMAGSSYGGSWFDAGKGTLTVAVTPHTSTNALREIRATGATVRTVAHSARELSATQARLDRLPAPDAVSSWHADPKAGAVVVNIVAGRQGDNDVREFVARARKAGPVTVREVASAPTTFAAGTVGGDPYYTGNVRCSIGFSVYGGFVTAGHCDQHTGSVYGWDRSYVGNFQGSSFPDNDYAWVNVGSGWWTVPVVLGWGTVSDQLVRGSNVAPVGSSICRSGSTTHWHCGTVLAMNETVNYSQGAVHQMTKTSVCAEPGDSGGSFISGDQAQGVTSGGWGNCSGGGETWFQPVNEILNRYGLTLHTA, from the coding sequence CGCCTCGGCCGGACTCCTGACGGCGATGCAGCGGGACCTCGGCCTCACCAAGGCCGAAGCCACCGCGAGGCTCGCCGCCGAACGGCGGGCCACGGCCCTGGAGCCCAAGGTCCGCCGGATGGCGGGCAGTTCGTACGGCGGATCCTGGTTCGACGCCGGCAAGGGCACGCTGACCGTCGCCGTCACCCCCCACACCTCCACCAATGCCCTCCGCGAGATACGCGCCACCGGCGCCACGGTCCGTACCGTCGCCCACAGCGCCCGCGAACTCTCCGCCACCCAGGCCCGGCTCGACAGGCTCCCCGCACCGGACGCCGTCAGCAGCTGGCACGCCGACCCGAAGGCCGGCGCGGTGGTGGTGAACATCGTCGCGGGCCGACAGGGTGACAACGATGTCCGGGAGTTCGTCGCCCGCGCCCGCAAGGCAGGACCCGTCACCGTGCGGGAGGTGGCCTCGGCGCCGACCACCTTCGCCGCCGGAACCGTCGGAGGCGACCCCTACTACACCGGCAACGTCCGCTGCTCCATCGGCTTCTCGGTCTACGGCGGCTTCGTCACCGCCGGCCACTGCGACCAGCACACCGGCAGCGTCTACGGCTGGGACCGCAGCTACGTCGGCAACTTCCAGGGCTCGTCCTTCCCGGACAACGACTACGCCTGGGTCAACGTGGGCAGCGGCTGGTGGACCGTGCCGGTCGTGCTCGGCTGGGGCACCGTCTCCGACCAGCTCGTGCGCGGCTCGAACGTGGCGCCCGTCGGCTCCTCGATCTGCCGCTCCGGCTCGACCACCCACTGGCACTGCGGCACGGTCCTCGCGATGAACGAGACCGTCAACTACAGCCAGGGCGCGGTGCACCAGATGACCAAGACCAGTGTCTGCGCCGAACCCGGCGACTCCGGCGGCTCGTTCATCAGCGGCGACCAGGCCCAGGGCGTCACCTCCGGGGGCTGGGGCAACTGCTCCGGCGGCGGCGAGACCTGGTTCCAGCCCGTCAACGAGATCCTCAACCGGTACGGACTGACCCTGCACACCGCCTGA
- a CDS encoding serine/threonine-protein kinase, translated as MTLRENDPESVGGYRIESRIGTGGMGVVYLGRSASGRAVAVKVVHTRYADNPEFRARFRQEIAAARRVSGAFTAPVVDADPEAARPWMATAFVPGRTLAELVDGTGPLDWPALRRLGTELAEALREIHRAEVVHRDLKPSNVLLLESEGDDGAVRVIDFGISRAADSDVRTQTGMVMGSPPFMAPEQFSRPHEVGSAVDVFSLGAVLVYAATGHSPFEAENAYLAAYNTVHGEPRLGALPEQLRPLVSRCLAKEPADRPTSSEVLEMLAGLPDELSEGRPADEQSRAPEVLTTAMATASLTDAGPVRRGRRWRRLWAAVAVVALLGVAGAAAVAVVGEEPASSVDEFDALAPRTTPGATAPAGWRPWHNALGSDAEDQQMSIGPSCTPDALGVFCASEKDALMRLNPATGKVDWTKPMSRRQVTSFSVRGPLVHDGVVFVYSADRSQGIDAYDGRTGERLWQLKGPLGEFKSLGGVLLVRLDEGPSDTARYAAHDPRTGKELWRRELKSTSSNPFYEGPEDTLYADLRGGEGGIARIDARTGRTLSRVDAPKGDLWLATVHDGTAYYARWEDDSGVSAAFFVQDLGSGKTRRIDFPWSVEPEAPPLVQGDTMYIFDYGNETLLALDVKRGKPLWSSSRDLRVFSEPAYHAGKVYVTMPDTSILALDPRTGKEIGRTAPSFDTAGRSFQELSPVSVPPLLVGNVLYGVSGPGIFSVADVT; from the coding sequence GTGACCCTGCGCGAGAACGATCCGGAGTCCGTGGGCGGCTACCGGATCGAATCGCGGATCGGGACCGGCGGCATGGGTGTCGTCTATCTCGGCCGCTCGGCCTCGGGCCGGGCCGTCGCGGTGAAGGTCGTTCACACGCGGTACGCCGACAACCCCGAGTTCCGGGCCAGGTTCCGGCAGGAGATCGCCGCCGCACGCCGGGTCAGCGGCGCGTTCACGGCGCCGGTGGTGGACGCGGACCCGGAGGCGGCACGGCCGTGGATGGCCACCGCGTTCGTCCCGGGCCGTACCCTCGCGGAGCTGGTCGACGGGACGGGCCCGCTGGACTGGCCCGCGCTGCGCCGCCTCGGCACCGAACTCGCCGAGGCACTGCGGGAGATCCATCGCGCGGAGGTCGTGCACCGGGACCTGAAGCCGAGCAATGTGCTGCTGCTGGAGAGCGAGGGCGACGACGGGGCCGTGCGCGTCATCGACTTCGGCATCTCGCGCGCGGCAGACAGCGACGTCCGTACCCAGACGGGCATGGTGATGGGCTCGCCGCCGTTCATGGCACCGGAGCAGTTCAGCCGTCCGCACGAGGTCGGCTCCGCGGTGGACGTCTTCTCGCTGGGCGCCGTGCTCGTGTATGCGGCCACCGGGCACAGCCCCTTCGAGGCGGAGAACGCCTATCTGGCCGCCTACAACACGGTGCACGGCGAGCCCCGGCTCGGTGCGCTGCCCGAGCAGCTGCGCCCACTGGTGTCGCGCTGTCTGGCGAAGGAGCCCGCCGACCGGCCGACGTCGAGCGAGGTCCTGGAGATGTTGGCGGGGCTCCCCGACGAGCTGTCCGAGGGGAGACCCGCCGACGAGCAGTCCCGGGCTCCGGAGGTCCTGACGACGGCGATGGCGACCGCGTCGCTCACGGACGCCGGGCCGGTCCGGCGCGGGCGCCGCTGGAGGAGACTGTGGGCCGCCGTCGCGGTCGTGGCTCTGCTCGGCGTGGCGGGGGCGGCCGCGGTCGCCGTGGTGGGCGAGGAACCGGCGAGCTCGGTCGACGAGTTCGACGCTCTCGCGCCGCGGACGACACCGGGCGCGACGGCACCGGCGGGCTGGCGGCCCTGGCACAACGCGTTGGGCTCGGACGCCGAGGACCAGCAGATGAGCATCGGCCCGTCGTGCACCCCGGACGCGCTGGGCGTCTTCTGCGCCTCCGAGAAAGACGCCCTGATGCGGCTGAACCCGGCGACGGGGAAGGTGGACTGGACGAAGCCCATGAGCCGCAGGCAGGTCACGAGCTTCTCGGTGCGCGGACCTCTCGTCCATGACGGTGTGGTCTTCGTGTACAGCGCCGACCGCTCGCAGGGAATCGACGCCTACGACGGAAGGACCGGCGAGCGGCTGTGGCAGCTCAAGGGCCCGCTCGGCGAGTTCAAGAGCCTGGGCGGGGTGCTTCTCGTGCGCCTGGACGAAGGCCCCTCCGACACGGCACGCTATGCGGCCCATGACCCTCGCACGGGCAAGGAGTTGTGGCGGCGCGAGCTCAAGTCGACCTCGTCGAACCCCTTCTACGAGGGCCCCGAGGACACGCTCTACGCCGACCTGCGCGGCGGCGAAGGGGGCATCGCCCGCATCGACGCGCGCACCGGCAGGACGCTGAGCCGTGTCGATGCGCCCAAGGGCGACCTGTGGCTGGCGACGGTCCACGACGGCACGGCGTACTACGCACGCTGGGAGGACGACTCCGGCGTGTCCGCCGCCTTCTTCGTCCAGGATCTCGGCAGCGGGAAGACCCGCCGGATCGACTTCCCCTGGAGCGTGGAGCCCGAGGCTCCGCCGCTGGTGCAGGGCGACACCATGTACATCTTCGACTACGGCAACGAGACCCTGCTCGCCCTCGACGTGAAGCGGGGCAAGCCGCTGTGGTCCAGCTCGCGCGATCTGCGCGTCTTCAGCGAACCGGCGTACCACGCGGGCAAGGTGTACGTCACGATGCCGGACACCAGCATTCTGGCCCTCGATCCGAGGACCGGTAAGGAGATCGGCCGTACCGCCCCCTCCTTCGACACGGCCGGCCGTTCCTTCCAGGAACTGTCGCCGGTCTCGGTGCCGCCGCTGCTGGTGGGGAACGTGCTGTACGGGGTCAGCGGACCGGGGATCTTCTCGGTGGCCGACGTCACCTGA
- a CDS encoding DUF6629 family protein yields the protein MCWSATADLVAGAALSCVGVACVLRTRRAGDLPLAALPLLLGAHQLIEARIWHIGGGTGAATVAWAVIALPLLAVWVPFGVWCAAPRGARRRVALFVAVGAVTAAFLARALATRPVRAEIRGHTMAYVIGLPRAELLVAGYLIATVGALLFSGDRRLTALGILTGAGALVCWLLWRLEFASTWCALAAVCSVILYGWVRGRPAPKRALPAWDTAR from the coding sequence ATGTGCTGGAGTGCGACAGCGGATCTCGTGGCGGGCGCGGCCCTCTCGTGCGTCGGGGTGGCCTGCGTGCTCCGGACCCGCCGTGCGGGAGATCTGCCCCTGGCCGCGCTGCCCCTGCTGCTCGGCGCCCACCAGCTGATCGAGGCCCGCATCTGGCACATCGGCGGCGGGACCGGCGCGGCCACCGTCGCCTGGGCCGTCATCGCCCTGCCCTTGCTCGCGGTGTGGGTGCCGTTCGGCGTGTGGTGTGCCGCCCCACGCGGTGCCCGACGCCGGGTGGCGCTGTTCGTGGCGGTGGGCGCGGTGACCGCCGCTTTCCTCGCCCGCGCTCTCGCCACCCGCCCCGTCCGGGCCGAGATCCGCGGCCACACCATGGCCTACGTCATCGGACTGCCCCGGGCGGAACTGCTGGTCGCCGGCTACCTGATCGCCACGGTCGGCGCACTGCTGTTCTCCGGTGACCGCCGGCTCACGGCGCTCGGAATCCTGACGGGGGCGGGCGCCCTGGTGTGCTGGCTGCTGTGGCGGCTGGAGTTCGCGTCGACCTGGTGCGCGTTGGCGGCGGTCTGCTCGGTGATCCTCTACGGCTGGGTGCGCGGGCGACCCGCCCCGAAGCGGGCACTGCCCGCGTGGGACACCGCGCGCTGA
- a CDS encoding tetratricopeptide repeat protein, whose product MKGARGGSAFGEVPESEGSFGPLVVAGPRMYLRAAHVDLPAENPDPTVLPTITLLGRGWGPGSDPGELPLPPGQLLAGQYRLIRPLGYGGMGEVHLALDTKVDNREVAIKMLHPEQAAAAAAALARERRALVDLGHDDIIRVFNYGHHPGVGDFLVLQYVDGLTLEEVRARAKLNPGEFGDHRFHEFVLAYGVRILSALAYLHAYRPGKVYGDLKPDNVMHDGTTTKIIDVGSVRPAGAPGMTTPGFSAPTVGPHGESGHQDDLFSLGETLRRLSGLGTSPEDLRLLGDLGTLGRVAGEVAEGLEAEGPEGAAAGRGAVEGRAGGGPGAGAGRASGGGVVARGARNGPQAVAARAAGGGAAAAAAGDARVVAEAPTERGAAGVAGEEPVAEGDLGAVEEPAGPKSPTGEGASGAEEVPGLAQGSGAEKTPSVDPERGVAQTRGDEEASGAEGLPDAARGPGAGGAMDREEAPGAAPATVTEGAPNVGAAPGDGGESAGAVPAPDAAQAPAEPLPPAVPPPAPRRAVRESGAAVKEVWEPGDATAPVPRGLGLLSLARVLHRATLDDPAGRFADAREMEQQLRGVFRELRSLRTGAETFEPSPLFLQSAYALDGALGSAPPLAHWAEPDAPSPFAPPSPAEVAQRLPVPRPDPRDAHHAELSRLADAAPEALLQHIGDWRDSTEVHLLRCRLRLRNPADGPDAAERELRAAEARIGPRHAPYDWRLDWHHGLLALARGQVAAAWRHFDRVYAAIPGEYAPKLALGHCAERLGRPHEALTLYEAVRLRNPSLGSAAFGAARARLALDGERAREEAVHELDAVPQHSRHRTAARTAAVRIGIEYVRRAGHDDEVPRRLGEVLGRLALLFHAHGLTDEEARVRMTVEVWEAVQGALARGALDAEGLAALAAGADPRLGLPPDEHGLREDLSRRCLTLAHQAARSAAPEDATVAEILLDRAYEVRPLAFRHHRDSPWLGKRVADWLRTVAYGPSHRTPSASRGVSPP is encoded by the coding sequence ATGAAGGGGGCTCGGGGCGGGAGTGCGTTCGGTGAAGTACCGGAATCCGAGGGGTCGTTCGGTCCGCTTGTCGTCGCCGGACCGCGGATGTATCTGAGGGCCGCGCACGTCGACCTTCCCGCGGAGAACCCCGACCCGACCGTGCTGCCCACGATCACACTGCTGGGCCGCGGCTGGGGGCCCGGCAGCGACCCCGGAGAACTGCCCCTGCCTCCCGGTCAGTTGCTCGCGGGCCAGTACCGGCTGATCCGGCCGCTCGGCTACGGCGGCATGGGCGAGGTCCACCTCGCGCTCGACACCAAGGTCGACAACCGCGAGGTCGCCATCAAGATGCTGCACCCGGAGCAGGCCGCGGCCGCGGCGGCCGCCCTGGCCCGGGAACGGCGGGCCCTGGTCGACCTCGGCCACGACGACATCATCCGCGTCTTCAACTACGGCCATCATCCCGGCGTCGGCGACTTCCTCGTCCTCCAGTACGTGGACGGGCTCACGCTGGAGGAGGTGCGGGCACGGGCGAAACTGAACCCCGGGGAGTTCGGCGACCACCGCTTCCACGAGTTCGTGCTCGCCTACGGGGTGCGGATCCTGTCCGCCCTCGCCTATCTGCACGCCTACCGGCCGGGCAAGGTCTACGGCGACCTGAAGCCGGACAACGTCATGCACGACGGCACCACGACGAAGATCATCGACGTGGGCAGCGTGCGTCCGGCCGGGGCGCCCGGGATGACCACACCCGGCTTCAGCGCCCCCACCGTGGGCCCCCACGGCGAGTCCGGCCACCAGGACGACCTCTTCAGCCTGGGCGAAACCCTCCGCCGCCTGAGCGGCCTCGGCACGTCACCGGAGGATCTGCGGCTGCTGGGGGATCTGGGGACGTTGGGTCGGGTGGCGGGGGAGGTTGCGGAAGGGCTGGAGGCCGAAGGGCCGGAGGGGGCGGCGGCTGGGAGGGGGGCGGTGGAGGGCCGTGCCGGAGGTGGACCGGGGGCGGGTGCCGGGAGAGCCTCGGGCGGCGGGGTGGTGGCGCGCGGTGCCAGGAATGGACCGCAGGCGGTCGCCGCGAGAGCGGCGGGCGGCGGGGCGGCAGCTGCCGCCGCTGGAGACGCGCGGGTTGTTGCGGAGGCACCGACCGAGCGGGGAGCGGCGGGTGTTGCCGGGGAGGAACCGGTCGCCGAAGGTGACTTGGGCGCCGTCGAGGAGCCGGCCGGCCCGAAGTCGCCGACCGGGGAGGGAGCTTCCGGGGCCGAGGAGGTGCCGGGTCTCGCTCAGGGATCGGGAGCCGAGAAGACGCCGAGTGTCGACCCGGAACGGGGTGTCGCCCAGACCCGTGGTGACGAGGAAGCGTCCGGGGCGGAGGGGTTGCCGGATGCGGCCCGCGGTCCGGGTGCCGGTGGGGCAATGGACCGTGAGGAAGCACCGGGTGCCGCCCCCGCCACCGTCACGGAGGGTGCGCCGAACGTAGGCGCGGCCCCGGGCGACGGTGGCGAGTCGGCAGGTGCAGTCCCCGCACCCGACGCGGCGCAGGCGCCCGCCGAGCCGTTGCCGCCCGCCGTACCCCCGCCGGCGCCCCGCAGGGCAGTCAGGGAGTCGGGGGCGGCGGTCAAGGAGGTGTGGGAGCCCGGTGATGCCACCGCTCCCGTTCCCCGTGGTCTCGGTCTGCTCTCGCTCGCCCGTGTCCTGCACCGCGCCACGCTGGACGATCCCGCCGGCCGGTTCGCCGACGCCCGTGAGATGGAGCAGCAGTTGCGGGGCGTCTTCCGCGAGTTGCGCTCGCTGCGCACCGGCGCCGAGACCTTCGAACCCTCGCCGCTCTTCCTCCAGTCGGCGTACGCCCTCGACGGCGCCCTCGGCTCCGCGCCACCCCTCGCCCACTGGGCCGAACCGGACGCGCCGTCCCCGTTCGCCCCGCCCTCGCCCGCCGAAGTGGCCCAGCGCCTGCCCGTCCCGCGCCCCGACCCCCGCGACGCCCACCACGCCGAGCTGAGCAGGCTCGCCGACGCTGCCCCGGAGGCCCTGCTCCAGCACATCGGCGACTGGCGGGACTCCACGGAGGTCCATCTCCTGCGCTGCCGGCTGCGGTTGCGGAACCCGGCCGACGGACCGGACGCCGCCGAACGCGAACTGCGGGCCGCCGAGGCACGGATCGGCCCCCGGCACGCGCCCTACGACTGGCGGCTGGACTGGCACCACGGGCTCCTCGCCCTCGCCCGCGGCCAAGTCGCCGCCGCATGGCGGCACTTCGACCGGGTCTACGCGGCGATCCCCGGCGAGTACGCGCCGAAGCTGGCCCTCGGCCACTGCGCGGAACGCCTCGGACGCCCCCACGAGGCCCTGACCCTGTACGAGGCGGTCCGGCTGCGCAACCCCTCCCTGGGCAGCGCGGCCTTCGGCGCCGCCCGGGCCCGCCTCGCGCTGGACGGCGAAAGGGCACGCGAGGAGGCCGTGCACGAACTCGACGCCGTACCGCAGCACTCGCGGCACCGGACCGCCGCGCGTACCGCAGCCGTGCGGATCGGGATCGAGTACGTGCGCAGGGCCGGGCACGACGACGAGGTGCCGCGACGGCTCGGCGAGGTGCTCGGGAGACTCGCCCTGCTCTTCCACGCGCACGGCCTGACCGACGAGGAGGCCAGGGTCCGGATGACCGTCGAGGTCTGGGAGGCAGTCCAGGGCGCCCTCGCGCGCGGCGCCCTGGACGCGGAGGGCCTCGCCGCCCTCGCCGCCGGCGCGGACCCCCGGCTCGGCCTCCCGCCCGACGAGCACGGCCTGCGGGAGGACCTGTCCCGCCGCTGTCTCACCCTCGCCCACCAGGCCGCCCGCTCCGCCGCCCCCGAGGACGCGACCGTGGCCGAGATCCTCCTGGACCGCGCCTACGAGGTCCGCCCGCTTGCCTTCCGACACCACAGGGACAGCCCATGGCTCGGCAAGAGAGTCGCCGACTGGCTCCGGACGGTCGCCTACGGGCCGTCGCACAGGACACCCTCCGCCTCGCGCGGGGTGTCGCCGCCGTAG